In one window of Cellulophaga sp. HaHa_2_95 DNA:
- a CDS encoding leucine-rich repeat domain-containing protein yields MKPISKKLLFVFLCSYCFISKAQIPDDEKNALLSLFTATKGPQWNIQWDLSQPVTEWYGVKIKENHVVGIELGRNNLTGILPKEISNLKKLEILNLSLNNLKGNFPKELLSLVELKEISLEMNNFKNQIPAAISQLQRLEILSLYNNAFTGVIPESLGSIKNLKVINLSGNYLEGTIPLSFGGLCNLEVLGLFGNKLSGVIALNFDKLPKLYEITLAYNKFYGPVPEGIDVLGDLKYLQLQGNNFNSFDSLKNINKERLITLNTDSLALQKGADLFELEVVPEANAKGKGLILE; encoded by the coding sequence ATGAAACCAATAAGCAAAAAGTTATTATTTGTTTTTTTGTGTTCGTATTGTTTCATCTCGAAAGCACAAATTCCTGATGATGAAAAGAACGCATTATTGTCATTATTTACCGCTACTAAAGGTCCTCAATGGAACATTCAATGGGACTTATCACAACCCGTTACGGAATGGTACGGAGTAAAAATCAAAGAAAATCATGTAGTTGGGATTGAATTAGGACGAAATAATTTAACAGGAATACTCCCTAAGGAAATTTCGAATTTAAAGAAGCTCGAAATTTTAAATCTATCCTTAAATAATTTGAAAGGTAATTTCCCTAAAGAATTGCTAAGTTTAGTGGAGTTAAAAGAGATTAGTCTTGAAATGAATAATTTCAAAAATCAAATACCCGCTGCAATCAGCCAATTACAGCGCTTAGAAATACTATCCTTATATAACAATGCGTTCACAGGGGTAATCCCAGAAAGTCTTGGTAGTATTAAGAACCTCAAAGTTATTAATCTTTCAGGTAATTATTTAGAAGGTACTATTCCGTTGTCTTTTGGGGGCCTATGTAACTTGGAGGTTCTAGGCTTATTTGGAAATAAATTGAGTGGAGTTATTGCGCTTAATTTTGATAAATTACCAAAATTGTATGAAATTACTTTAGCTTATAATAAGTTTTATGGTCCTGTGCCGGAAGGTATAGATGTGCTAGGAGATTTAAAATATTTACAGCTTCAAGGAAATAATTTTAATTCTTTTGATAGCCTAAAAAATATTAATAAGGAGCGTTTAATTACATTAAATACCGATAGTCTGGCGCTACAAAAAGGGGCTGATTTATTTGAATTAGAGGTAGTTCCTGAAGCAAACGCTAAAGGAAAAGGGCTAATATTAGAATAA
- a CDS encoding efflux RND transporter periplasmic adaptor subunit — MRKIIISILGVLLIVASVFIANAIVDSKTTSKPKPEKVIKSVFTEKVKNGTVAIVVPANGTIIAKRRVELYAEVQGVFRGNNKLFKAGETYRKGEAIIRIDAAEYAASVQSAKSNLYNLITSIMPDLRLDYPEIFDKWQAYLSGFDMDATTPALPELSSEKEKYFISGRGILTSFYNVKNLEQRLSKYRISAPFDGVLTEALVTEGTLIRSGQKLGEFINTEMYELEVSISKTYSDLLKIGEKVNLVNLEGTAEYTGVVTRINGSVDQASQTIKAFIEVNDKRLKEGMYLEAKLDAKKEENAIEINRGLLLESDQIFVVRDSILDLIEVKPVYFSDKKVVLKEVPDGTVIVSKPVVGAYAGMLVKVLENESENPTK; from the coding sequence ATGAGAAAAATTATAATATCAATTTTAGGGGTGCTTTTAATAGTTGCTTCTGTTTTTATTGCTAATGCTATCGTAGATAGTAAAACCACTTCTAAACCAAAACCTGAGAAAGTTATTAAGTCGGTTTTTACTGAAAAAGTAAAAAATGGAACGGTTGCGATTGTTGTTCCTGCTAACGGAACTATCATAGCAAAAAGGCGCGTAGAATTGTACGCTGAGGTTCAAGGTGTTTTTAGAGGGAACAATAAATTATTTAAGGCAGGAGAAACCTACAGAAAAGGCGAGGCTATAATTAGAATAGATGCGGCAGAGTATGCGGCAAGTGTTCAATCTGCAAAAAGTAACTTATATAATTTGATAACGTCTATTATGCCAGATTTGCGCTTAGACTATCCAGAAATATTTGATAAATGGCAAGCGTATTTAAGTGGGTTTGATATGGATGCAACTACCCCAGCGTTACCGGAATTGTCTTCAGAGAAAGAAAAATATTTTATTAGTGGTCGTGGTATTTTAACTAGCTTTTATAATGTAAAGAATTTAGAACAACGATTAAGCAAGTACAGAATTTCTGCGCCGTTTGACGGGGTGCTTACAGAAGCCTTGGTTACAGAGGGGACCTTAATCCGTTCGGGACAAAAATTAGGAGAGTTTATAAATACGGAGATGTATGAATTAGAAGTGTCTATAAGTAAGACTTACAGCGATCTACTCAAAATTGGAGAGAAAGTAAATTTGGTAAACTTAGAAGGTACAGCAGAATATACTGGTGTTGTGACACGAATAAATGGGAGTGTAGATCAAGCTTCACAAACTATAAAGGCATTTATAGAAGTAAATGATAAGCGTTTAAAAGAGGGCATGTATCTAGAAGCAAAATTAGATGCTAAGAAAGAAGAAAATGCAATAGAAATTAATAGGGGCTTACTGTTAGAAAGTGATCAAATTTTTGTGGTAAGAGATTCTATTTTAGATTTAATAGAAGTAAAACCCGTATATTTTTCGGATAAAAAAGTGGTTTTAAAAGAAGTGCCAGACGGAACCGTCATTGTTTCAAAGCCAGTGGTTGGTGCCTACGCAGGTATGTTGGTTAAAGTTTTAGAAAATGAATCTGAAAACCCAACAAAGTAA
- a CDS encoding efflux RND transporter permease subunit, translated as MRNIIAYFIKYHVAVTVFLIAITIFGAVGAFSLKSSFFPLTDSKNITISVVYPGASPQEVEEGIVLKIEDNLKGLEGVDRVTSTSRENSGSINVEIEKGRDVDFMLLEVKNAVDRVPSFPTGMEPLVVSKLEAVRQTISFAISGKDIPLATLKQIGRQVENDVRAIEGVSQIEMSGYPNEEIEIAVNENSLLAYNISFDDVAQAVANANILVTGGNIKTSTEEYLIRANNRSYYGDEISNLIIRAESSGQTVRLKDVAIVRDRFEESPNASYFNGNLAVNCSITSTNTEDLISSAEKVKEYIEEFNQKYNNVQLNVVSDQSKTLVQRTELLTENAIVGMILVLVFLSLFLNTRLAFWVAFGLPISFLGMFIFAGFFDVTINVLSLFGMIIVIGILVDDGIVIAENIYQHYEKGKTPIQAAIDGTMEVIPPIVSAIITTLLAFSIFLFLDGRIGEFFGEVSVVVILTLVVSLVEALIILPAHLAHSKALQPLDSKPKSKLAEAFAKLRVINQAGDRFMNWMRDKLYGPALRFALEYKILFFSFFAIALILTFGAIGGGIIRTTFFPNVASDRVSISLEMPNGTNEIITDSIISLIEDKAEIVNQEFTEKYLKGTDKMLFDNMIRRVGPGSSSASLTLNLLPGEERPDEISSELVTNRLRELVGPVVGVESLIFGSGGNFGGSPVAVSLLGNNIEELKAAKKELKSILENNATLKDVADNDPAGIKEIKLELKENAYLLGLDLRTIMNQVRAGFFGTQAQRFQRGQDEIRVWVRYDRANRSSINDLDDMRITTPTGDKVPLKEIATYTIERGDVAINHLEGQREIQITADLKNSKETSATDVMLEIENTIMPDIHSKYPTVSASYEGQNREANKLLSSLQFVGLSVLALIYITIAFTFRSFSQPLMLLLLIPFSLTAVAWGHWVHDFPINILSMLGIIALIGIMVNDGLVLIGKFNVNLREGMKFDDAMYEAGKSRFRAIFLTSITTIAGLAPLLLEKSRQAQFLKPMAISIAYGIAFATVLTLLMLPLFLSFANRIKVSGKWLVTGNKITNEEVERAIKELEEEKHLRGELNHKE; from the coding sequence ATGAGAAATATAATAGCATATTTCATTAAATATCACGTAGCCGTTACCGTATTTCTTATTGCAATTACGATATTCGGTGCCGTAGGAGCTTTTTCTTTAAAATCATCCTTTTTTCCGCTTACAGATTCTAAAAACATTACGATCTCCGTGGTATATCCAGGGGCTTCTCCTCAAGAAGTTGAAGAGGGTATTGTTTTAAAAATCGAGGATAACTTAAAAGGTTTAGAAGGTGTAGATCGTGTAACCTCTACTTCAAGAGAAAATAGTGGTTCTATCAATGTAGAGATAGAGAAAGGAAGAGATGTTGACTTTATGCTGCTAGAAGTTAAAAATGCAGTAGATAGAGTGCCTTCTTTCCCAACGGGAATGGAGCCCTTGGTGGTTTCTAAATTAGAGGCCGTCAGACAGACAATTAGTTTTGCAATCAGTGGTAAAGACATTCCGCTAGCTACCTTAAAGCAAATAGGTAGGCAGGTTGAAAATGACGTGAGGGCTATAGAAGGTGTTTCTCAAATAGAAATGTCTGGATACCCAAATGAAGAAATAGAAATAGCAGTCAATGAAAATAGCTTACTTGCGTACAACATTTCTTTTGATGATGTAGCGCAAGCTGTGGCGAATGCCAATATTTTAGTAACGGGGGGTAATATAAAAACCAGTACGGAAGAATATCTTATTCGCGCTAATAATAGGTCTTATTATGGAGATGAGATTTCTAATTTAATCATAAGAGCAGAAAGTTCAGGTCAAACAGTTCGTTTAAAAGACGTAGCTATTGTCAGAGATCGTTTTGAAGAGAGCCCGAATGCATCTTATTTCAACGGAAATTTAGCTGTAAACTGTTCTATAACCAGTACAAATACGGAAGATTTGATTTCCTCTGCGGAGAAGGTTAAAGAATATATTGAAGAATTTAATCAAAAATACAATAATGTACAGCTCAATGTAGTGAGTGATCAGTCGAAGACTTTAGTGCAACGAACGGAGTTACTTACAGAGAATGCTATTGTTGGTATGATTTTAGTACTTGTATTTTTATCCTTATTCTTAAATACGAGACTTGCGTTTTGGGTAGCTTTTGGATTGCCAATCTCTTTCTTAGGGATGTTTATTTTTGCAGGCTTTTTTGATGTTACCATAAATGTATTATCGTTATTTGGGATGATTATAGTTATAGGTATTTTGGTAGATGATGGTATTGTTATCGCAGAGAATATCTATCAACACTATGAGAAAGGGAAAACACCAATACAAGCAGCCATAGATGGTACAATGGAAGTTATTCCTCCTATTGTCTCTGCAATTATTACCACACTTCTAGCATTTTCAATTTTCTTATTTTTAGACGGTAGAATTGGTGAATTTTTTGGAGAGGTCTCCGTGGTGGTAATTCTCACCTTGGTGGTGTCTCTAGTAGAAGCACTGATAATTCTTCCGGCTCACCTTGCACATTCTAAAGCATTACAGCCTTTAGATTCTAAGCCTAAATCAAAATTAGCAGAAGCATTTGCTAAGTTGCGTGTCATCAATCAAGCAGGAGATCGTTTTATGAACTGGATGCGGGATAAATTATATGGTCCTGCTTTACGTTTTGCGCTAGAGTATAAAATATTGTTCTTTTCATTTTTTGCTATAGCCCTAATTTTAACTTTTGGCGCTATTGGAGGGGGAATCATTAGAACAACATTCTTCCCTAATGTGGCAAGTGACCGCGTGTCTATATCCTTAGAGATGCCTAATGGCACCAATGAGATTATTACAGATTCTATTATTAGTTTAATTGAAGATAAAGCAGAAATTGTCAACCAAGAGTTTACAGAGAAGTATTTGAAAGGTACAGATAAGATGTTATTTGATAACATGATTAGAAGAGTAGGGCCAGGCTCCTCTTCTGCATCTTTGACCTTAAATTTACTACCAGGAGAAGAACGTCCTGATGAGATTTCTTCAGAGTTGGTTACTAATAGATTACGAGAATTGGTAGGGCCTGTTGTTGGAGTAGAAAGCCTTATTTTTGGTTCTGGTGGGAATTTTGGAGGAAGTCCAGTAGCTGTTTCTTTGTTAGGAAATAATATTGAAGAATTAAAAGCTGCAAAAAAAGAGCTTAAATCCATACTAGAGAATAATGCTACGCTAAAAGATGTTGCGGATAATGACCCTGCAGGTATTAAAGAAATTAAGTTAGAACTTAAGGAAAATGCCTATTTGCTAGGATTAGATTTACGTACGATTATGAATCAAGTCCGTGCAGGATTCTTCGGAACACAAGCACAACGTTTTCAACGTGGGCAAGATGAGATTAGGGTATGGGTGCGTTATGATAGAGCAAACAGATCATCTATTAACGATTTAGATGATATGAGGATAACGACACCTACAGGCGATAAAGTTCCTTTAAAAGAAATAGCAACCTATACCATAGAACGCGGTGATGTGGCTATTAATCACCTTGAAGGACAACGTGAAATACAAATCACAGCCGATTTAAAAAATAGTAAGGAAACAAGTGCTACCGATGTGATGTTAGAAATAGAAAATACCATCATGCCAGATATTCACTCTAAATATCCAACGGTATCTGCTTCTTATGAAGGGCAAAACAGAGAGGCAAACAAGCTGTTGTCTTCGCTTCAATTTGTAGGATTGTCTGTTCTCGCGCTAATTTATATCACGATAGCCTTTACATTTAGAAGTTTTAGCCAACCGTTAATGTTGTTGCTTTTAATTCCGTTTAGTTTAACCGCCGTAGCTTGGGGACACTGGGTTCATGATTTCCCTATAAATATCCTTTCTATGCTAGGAATTATAGCCTTGATAGGGATTATGGTGAATGATGGTTTAGTACTTATAGGAAAATTTAACGTAAACCTACGTGAAGGTATGAAGTTTGATGATGCAATGTATGAAGCTGGGAAATCTAGGTTTAGAGCTATATTTTTAACTTCTATTACCACTATAGCAGGGCTAGCACCTCTTCTTTTGGAGAAAAGCAGACAGGCGCAATTCTTGAAGCCTATGGCAATTTCTATCGCATACGGTATTGCTTTTGCTACCGTGTTAACCTTGCTAATGTTACCGCTATTCCTATCCTTTGCCAATAGAATTAAAGTTTCTGGTAAATGGTTAGTTACAGGCAATAAAATAACCAATGAAGAGGTAGAACGAGCAATTAAAGAGCTTGAAGAAGAAAAACATTTAAGAGGAGAATTGAATCATAAAGAATAA
- a CDS encoding TolC family protein — protein sequence MGKKIIIAVLFLGAYTAVFSQEKLLTRDEAIKKALENNFGIQIASNQVAIADNNQGILNSGYLPTLTGTANASYSRDDSTIEFPGQLNDDNSVRADVEIDKAEAQRYSSALNLNYTLFDGMGRLYNYKRLKEQYQLSELQARETIENTLLQLFSVYFDVARLTENNNVLKQALEISQDRFKRAEYSFEYGQNTKLDILNAQVDVTNDSIALLNVEQQLINAKRDLNVVLNQKLEEEFQVDTTLTFIPSLKLEEYLEQSIDNNVALLQTERNLKINEYDIKVSKSGYLPTVGLTGSYGWNLNQSAASAFFPGTNNTTYNLGLGASLSWNLFDGGKTTVAVRNAKITYENQELVKQQVALEVERDIQNAHTVYKNLLNIYKIQGQAVITNENNFERSKEQFQLGRITSIEFRQAQINLLNAETNKNLAKYDAKLAELQLLQLTGQLLNINF from the coding sequence ATGGGAAAAAAGATCATTATAGCAGTACTTTTTTTAGGTGCTTATACAGCTGTTTTTAGTCAAGAGAAACTCCTGACCAGAGATGAGGCTATAAAGAAAGCTCTTGAGAACAATTTTGGAATACAAATAGCAAGTAATCAAGTAGCAATTGCAGACAATAATCAAGGGATATTGAATTCTGGATATTTGCCGACACTTACAGGCACTGCAAATGCTAGTTATAGTCGTGATGATTCTACTATAGAATTCCCGGGACAACTCAATGATGATAACTCTGTGCGTGCAGATGTTGAAATAGACAAGGCAGAAGCGCAGCGCTATAGTTCTGCTTTGAATTTAAACTATACGCTTTTTGATGGCATGGGCCGTTTGTATAATTATAAGCGACTTAAAGAACAATATCAATTAAGTGAATTGCAAGCTAGAGAAACTATTGAAAACACGCTTTTACAATTGTTTAGTGTTTACTTTGACGTGGCTAGATTGACAGAAAATAACAATGTCTTAAAACAAGCCTTAGAAATTTCTCAAGATAGATTTAAGCGGGCAGAATATTCTTTTGAGTACGGTCAGAATACCAAATTGGATATTTTAAATGCGCAGGTGGATGTGACCAATGATAGTATTGCGCTTTTAAATGTGGAACAGCAGTTAATTAATGCGAAACGCGATTTAAATGTTGTTTTGAATCAGAAATTAGAAGAGGAATTTCAAGTAGATACTACGCTAACTTTTATTCCATCACTCAAATTAGAAGAATATTTAGAACAGTCTATAGATAACAATGTTGCTTTGCTGCAAACCGAACGAAATCTAAAGATTAATGAATATGATATTAAGGTGAGTAAATCGGGCTATTTACCAACGGTAGGTCTTACGGGTTCTTATGGCTGGAATTTAAACCAAAGTGCGGCTTCGGCTTTCTTTCCAGGGACAAACAATACCACATACAATCTAGGACTAGGTGCCAGTTTATCCTGGAATTTGTTTGATGGAGGTAAGACAACGGTAGCGGTAAGAAATGCAAAGATTACCTATGAAAATCAAGAGCTCGTAAAGCAACAGGTGGCTTTAGAAGTAGAAAGAGATATCCAGAATGCACATACTGTCTATAAAAATTTACTAAATATTTATAAAATTCAAGGTCAGGCTGTAATAACCAATGAAAATAATTTTGAGCGTTCAAAAGAACAATTTCAATTGGGGAGAATTACTTCCATAGAATTTAGACAGGCTCAGATTAATTTATTGAATGCTGAGACCAATAAAAATCTAGCAAAATATGATGCTAAGCTAGCAGAGCTGCAGCTTTTGCAATTAACGGGTCAGCTATTAAATATAAATTTCTAA
- a CDS encoding CPXCG motif-containing cysteine-rich protein, protein MYEHFFQCPYCWEEISMLLDTSVRQQTYIEDCEVCCNPIELTPEFQEHELVGFSANDIDQ, encoded by the coding sequence ATGTACGAGCATTTTTTTCAATGTCCTTATTGCTGGGAGGAGATTTCTATGCTGCTAGATACTTCGGTACGGCAACAGACGTATATAGAAGACTGTGAAGTTTGTTGTAATCCAATAGAGCTCACGCCTGAATTTCAGGAACATGAGCTCGTAGGGTTTTCTGCAAATGATATTGACCAGTAA
- a CDS encoding SDR family oxidoreductase — MENILVAGANGTTGKKIVNLLAQSQYFNPVAMVRKESQMEQFKAKNIEVILGDLEDDISNSTNNIDKVIFAAGSGGKKVVEVDQEGAKKLVDASKASNVKKFVMLSSMGADQPEKAEKLKDYLQAKHNADVHLKNSGLNFAIVRPGSLTDNKGIGKIVLSEHLSQEGNISRDDVAQTLVRALHDDVANHRTFEILEGETLIGQALDTVE, encoded by the coding sequence ATGGAAAATATATTAGTAGCTGGTGCCAACGGTACCACTGGAAAAAAAATAGTAAACTTATTAGCACAATCTCAATACTTTAATCCTGTAGCCATGGTTCGTAAAGAATCCCAAATGGAACAATTTAAAGCAAAAAACATTGAAGTAATTTTAGGAGATTTAGAAGACGATATAAGCAATAGCACCAATAATATTGATAAAGTAATATTTGCAGCCGGATCTGGCGGTAAGAAAGTAGTAGAAGTAGATCAGGAGGGCGCTAAGAAACTGGTAGATGCTTCTAAAGCTAGCAACGTAAAGAAGTTTGTAATGCTAAGCTCTATGGGCGCTGATCAGCCAGAAAAGGCGGAAAAATTAAAAGACTATTTACAAGCAAAGCATAATGCCGATGTACATTTAAAAAATAGTGGACTTAATTTTGCTATAGTACGCCCAGGAAGCCTTACAGACAACAAAGGTATAGGTAAAATAGTACTTTCAGAACATTTATCTCAAGAGGGAAACATCAGTAGAGATGATGTGGCACAAACACTAGTACGTGCCCTACATGACGATGTAGCGAACCATAGGACATTTGAAATATTAGAGGGCGAAACTTTAATTGGTCAAGCCTTAGATACAGTAGAATAA
- a CDS encoding DUF983 domain-containing protein, with product MNILKGTKIYSILTGSCPVCQEENMYKEANPFKVMSTLKMHERCSHCSTKYKMEPSFFFGAMYVSYPVGIAFASVAFVLSYIVFEIPILPTFFIICAVMLIMLPIILRLSRNIWINFFKHYQKQTNINA from the coding sequence ATGAATATTTTAAAAGGAACGAAAATATATAGCATCTTGACAGGTAGCTGCCCTGTATGCCAAGAAGAAAACATGTATAAAGAAGCTAATCCGTTTAAAGTGATGTCTACACTAAAAATGCATGAACGTTGCAGCCATTGCAGTACAAAGTATAAAATGGAGCCTTCGTTTTTCTTTGGAGCAATGTATGTGAGTTACCCGGTAGGCATCGCTTTTGCCTCCGTAGCATTTGTGCTATCATATATAGTATTTGAGATTCCTATTTTACCCACCTTCTTTATTATTTGCGCTGTCATGTTAATAATGTTACCTATAATACTACGTTTATCTAGAAATATTTGGATTAATTTCTTTAAGCATTACCAAAAACAGACCAATATAAACGCATAA
- a CDS encoding helix-turn-helix transcriptional regulator — MKTYPVYDIQNFKRNLIQEGLYVNTFSNHLINNSFIERSHGHNFYLLVLFTKGSGIHKIDFNTFTITPGCIYLIQPGQVHSWKLSKDIEGYILFYTKDLYNLYFGAKRIEEYPFYQASKNISEVRLNEPEVRSLEVYFKLLIKENLASNTRKLDKLLNLIDIIHIEISRKHLQENNVDLHSYNQKLEQFNVLLDQYYNTEKAPSFYASKMNMSLKHLNRICNYVLDKTVTILIAEKVVIESKRMLTFSTKSVGEIAQELGFENYSYFSRLFKKYTQTVPSKFRARLRSES, encoded by the coding sequence TTGAAAACGTACCCTGTTTATGATATTCAGAATTTCAAGCGGAATTTAATTCAGGAAGGTCTTTACGTCAATACCTTTAGTAATCATTTAATTAATAATAGTTTTATAGAGCGCTCACATGGGCATAATTTTTATCTGCTCGTACTTTTTACCAAAGGTTCTGGAATTCATAAAATAGATTTTAATACGTTCACCATTACTCCAGGATGTATATATCTTATCCAACCGGGTCAAGTACATAGTTGGAAGTTGTCTAAGGACATAGAGGGCTACATCTTATTTTACACAAAGGATTTGTATAATCTGTATTTTGGAGCCAAGAGGATAGAAGAGTATCCATTTTATCAAGCCTCAAAAAATATTTCTGAGGTGCGTTTAAATGAACCCGAAGTACGTTCTCTTGAAGTCTATTTTAAACTTTTAATCAAAGAGAATCTAGCATCGAATACCCGGAAATTAGATAAGCTTTTAAATCTAATTGATATTATTCATATTGAAATTTCCCGAAAGCATTTACAGGAGAACAACGTAGATTTACATTCTTACAATCAGAAACTAGAACAATTTAATGTGCTTTTAGATCAGTATTATAATACAGAAAAGGCGCCTTCTTTTTATGCTTCTAAAATGAATATGAGCCTAAAGCATTTAAATAGAATTTGTAACTATGTTTTAGATAAAACCGTGACTATTCTTATTGCTGAGAAAGTGGTTATAGAAAGCAAACGTATGTTAACTTTTAGTACCAAGTCTGTTGGTGAGATTGCTCAAGAGCTAGGCTTTGAAAATTATTCTTATTTCTCAAGACTATTTAAAAAATACACCCAAACCGTTCCTTCAAAATTTAGAGCACGCCTTAGATCAGAAAGCTAG
- a CDS encoding response regulator — MQLDRIFVSEDIDSNNLGVTTTLQNMGYAQIGHSQYCDDALLKLKKALNDGTPYDLLITDLSFENPRAKKNIQNGQELVTAIKAIQPTLKVIVFSVEDDHHTITTLFSDQQIDAYVCKGLNGLSELQKSIKAITNHEQYTCPIATAVLQQKNVLALDGYEQQLLAYLAKGYTQHEISALLKEQDISPNSVRSIEANISKLKDYFNATNTTHLVYVASSLGLI; from the coding sequence ATGCAATTGGATAGAATTTTTGTTTCTGAAGATATTGACAGTAATAACTTAGGGGTTACCACTACCCTCCAAAATATGGGCTATGCCCAAATTGGCCATTCTCAATATTGCGATGACGCGCTTCTAAAACTCAAAAAGGCACTAAATGATGGGACTCCTTATGATCTTCTGATTACCGATTTGTCTTTTGAAAATCCTAGGGCGAAGAAAAACATCCAAAACGGACAAGAGCTTGTTACCGCCATAAAAGCCATACAGCCTACTTTAAAAGTGATTGTTTTTTCTGTGGAAGACGATCATCATACCATCACTACCTTATTCTCCGACCAACAAATTGATGCCTATGTCTGTAAAGGATTAAATGGTCTTAGTGAACTTCAAAAAAGTATTAAAGCCATCACCAATCATGAACAATATACCTGCCCCATAGCTACTGCCGTATTGCAACAGAAAAATGTTTTAGCTTTGGATGGCTATGAGCAGCAACTCTTAGCATATTTGGCCAAAGGATATACTCAACATGAAATAAGTGCACTATTAAAAGAACAAGACATTTCTCCAAATAGTGTGCGCTCTATTGAAGCCAACATCAGTAAATTAAAAGATTATTTTAATGCGACAAACACCACGCATTTGGTTTATGTAGCCTCTAGTCTAGGGCTTATATAA